The genomic region CGTTACCCTCCATCAGGCGGCGCGCCGTCCGATAGGCGACCGCACTGTGCGTTCGAAAACCCCCGTCGGCGGCAATCACCTCGGCCGCCACCGGCACCACGCCCGAAGCGGTTCCGATCCGGAGATCGCCCTGACCGCGTGCGCTGTTTGCTAGGGCATCATGTACGATCGTGCCGGGGATGCGGGCAGCGACCGCGACACACAATGCCCCGGTGAGGGGGACCGCGCGATGCGACTGGCCCATCGAGATCATGCGCACGCAAAGATCGAGCGAGCCGCTATCCAGCGATGCGCCATCGAGCGTGCGCATGGTGCGGGCCGGCGCGACCAGCGCGATTTTGGGGCTGGATTGCGAGTCGTGGCTGACCGCCTCGGGCGTCGCGCCGAAGCCCATGCGAACCCCTGCCGCCGCGCGGATCGCTTCGAGAAGCGCCCGGCTGGCGACATCGGCATCCAGCTCTTCTGGCAACTCGGCTCCCGTCAACCCGAGGTCGGCGGCGCCAACGAACACGCAAGGATTTACGGCATCGACGAGCGAGGCCCGGATCGAGCCGACGCCGGCGATGTCGAGTAGGTCCACCGGCTGTCCGCTAGGCAGCAATCGCCCGGTGCGGCTGCCGTCGGGATCGACGAATTCGAGCCTGATCGGCGCGCCGCCGAAACTGAGGCCGGGGATCACCAGCGCGCCATCGACCCGTGCCTTGCCATCGCGGACGGGGACGTGCGCGCGGATGACCTTGCCGGTATTCACGGCGTGGATACGCACGATCGCCATGGCGCCCTTGGTGGCGATCAGTCCTTCATCGACCGCGAATTGGCCTGCCGCGGAGGCCAGGTTGCCGCAGGTCCCGCCATAATCGACCAGCGGAGCGCCGACCGAGACCTGGACGAAGGTATAGTCGAGATCGGCGCCCTCGCGGGTCGGCGGCCCGATGATGACCGCTTTGGAAAGCGACGACAGGCCGCCGCCCATGCCGTCGAGCTGGCGTCCGTAGCTGTCCGGACTGCCGAGCGCGCGCAGGAAGATCGCATCCCGGGCAGACCGGTCTTGCGGCAGATCGCGGACGTGGAAGAACAGCCCCTTGCTGGTACCGCCGCGCATGAACACGGCGGGAATCGAGAGCATGCCCGCGGTCATTCCACTCTCAAAGGGATGCCTCGCCCGCAAGCTTCGCCCGGCGTGCCGCGAACTTCGCGTCACGAAGCGCCAGGCTAGCATGCGCATCGGCTGCCAGCTCTGCCAGTTTCTCGGCGCCCGCCGTCTGGTAGGCCAGCTCGAGGCGGATGCCATTCGGGTCGAAGAAATAGATCGAGTCGAAGATCTTGTGATCGACGATGCCGAGCACTTCGATCCCGTGCGCTTCCAGCCGCGCCTTTGCGACGGAGAGATCCTCGCGGGATGCGACGTTCATCGCGAGGTGATTGACCCAGGCCGGTGTCTTCGGGTCGGGCGTGTATTCGGTGTCGTCGAGCAGGTCGAAAAAGGCAAGGCAGCCGCCGTCCTGCATCTGGAAGAAGATGTGGAAATAGGGATGATACTCGCCCGTCGACGGGACATGTTCGTGATAGACGGTGTGCACCAGCGGCATGCCGAGAATGTCTTCGTAGAAATGCCGCGTCTCCTCGGCATTCCGGCATCGATAGGCGAAATGGTGCAGCGACTGGACCGGATTGGGGGTCGTATTCACTACTGACTTGCCCCTTGCGCGCCGTCAGCCAGCCCCCACCGCCCCATCCACGATCGGATCGTGTTTACCGCCATCGGGAACCCCTCGGGCTGGTTGTAGAAATAGTGCGTCATGCCCTTCAGCGGGAAGAAATCGACGAGATGGGCAGGTGCGGCATCGCGGATCGCGCGGCCATGGACCATCATCGTGCCCTGGTCTGCCGTCATTGGCATCATGCCGATCGGCACCGATACATGCGGCAGGTTCTTCAGGCTGTCGCCGTTCGAATGAGTCGGGCTCCAGATGCTCAGCCAGTTGCGCAGCGTCGACATCCGCCCCATCGGGCCGGGCGCTTCGTTCGCGGCGCGCGCATCGCCCCAGATCGTGCCGACGGCGCGATCATCGGGGTCGATGGTCAGATCGAGGAAGCGAGGGTCGGCAACGGTGCGGTGCGTGATGAACGCGCGGTCGCGGATTCCCAATCCGGTGAGGCGCTTGAGTTCGGCGACAACGAAATCCTCGATGCGTTGGACGCGTGCCTTCTGCCTCAGCCGATATTCCGCGAGCCAACCGCGATCAAAAGGTGGTTCGCGCCCCGGAGCGTAGAGGTCGAATTCCGGGTCTCGCCGGTCGGGATCGCGCTCGTCGATCACGGACGGATCGATGAATTCCTGGTAGAGCTGGCTGCGCGAGGGGCTCGCCGCGATGAGCAGCAGTGCGTTGGCGGGTGCCAGCCGCGTCTTGGTAAGATCGGGCGGATCCCCGGCGGGCGTGGCGGTGATCGTGGGGTTCTCGGCCTGGCGCTGGTACAATGAGACTAGCGGGCCGCCGCCTGAAAAGCCGCACAGGATCACTTTCTGCCAGCCGTGACGCTCGCGCACCCAACGGATCGCTGCGTCTATATCGAGCAGGCAGTTTTCCAGGATGACCACGGCATCGTTGCCCGCGTAGCGCGTGTTCAGGCCCAGGATGGGGATGCCCGACGTCGCAATGGGCTGCAGCAAATGGTGCCCGTGAAAGTTCGACATCGGATGGACTATGATGATCCCTGTCGTCGCGCGTGACCCGGCTATCCGGACGAGATTGCCGTAGACGCGCGGATAGAGGCGCGCGATCCCCGAATGGAGTTCGAGACCGGATTGAATTGTGCCGGCCTCGATCGGGATCGCCTGAAGCAATTCTTCGAGCACGCTCTCTCCTAAAATTATGTATTGTTAAATCTATTACGTCTATGGGAGATTGCACAGCGATCGCAGGGGTGTCAAGCTGGCCTCCGGATCCGAACGGGAGTGACTGATGGCGGAGCGTTACGATCACATTCTCTATGAGGTGGAAAATGAAGTCGCGCATATCGTCCTCAACCGCCCGGAGAAGCTGAACGCGCTTGGCATGGGGCCGGGGTCGAGCCGGGACGAGATCGCGCGCGCGCTGACCATTGCCAGCGAAGACGAATCCATTGGTTGCGTGCTGATCCGTGCGGCCGGGCGTGCCTTTTGCGCCGGGGGCGACCTCAGCCGGGTCGGCGGCAAGATCGTGTCCGACACCGCGCGCGACAATCAGATTTTCAACGAAGACGTAATTCGCTTCAACGAGTCCGTGCGCCGGGTGCGTAAGCCCGTGATCGCCGCGGTCCACGGCCTGTGCCTGGGGACCGCGATGGGCTTCGTTGCGCAATGCGATTTCGTGATCGCCGCGGACACCGCGCGGTTCGGATTGATCGAGGGGCGCATCGGCCATCCCGGCGCGTCCGATCTCGTTCCCGTGATCGGAGCGGCCTGGACGAAATATCTGATCTTCACCGGCGAGATGATCGAAGCCTGGCGCGCCGAGCGCATCGGCTTGGTGCTTGCGGTGGAACCCGAGGCGTTGCTGCTAGAGCGCGCGGTTGATCTTGCCGAGCGCTTGGCGCGGATGCCGCGCGAGGCCTTGCACCTCAACAAGGCCTGCATCGAAGGCGTGCTCGAGAGCAGCGGCCGCGCCGCGGGAAGGGTCGCCGGTCGCGCGCACGATGCTATCACCAAGACGATGAGTTCGGTCGCGAAAGCCCCCGATGGTCGTTATTTCGAGGATATCCTCCGCGCCGAAGGCATGGAGGGGCTGAAGACGGCTCGCGCCGGGCAATATTCCACGCCTTGGCTGCCGGCATCCGGGAGTAAGTATGAGTCAGGAAGGAAGCGTTGAGC from Sphingomonas sp. CL5.1 harbors:
- a CDS encoding 2-methylaconitate cis-trans isomerase PrpF family protein, which gives rise to MTAGMLSIPAVFMRGGTSKGLFFHVRDLPQDRSARDAIFLRALGSPDSYGRQLDGMGGGLSSLSKAVIIGPPTREGADLDYTFVQVSVGAPLVDYGGTCGNLASAAGQFAVDEGLIATKGAMAIVRIHAVNTGKVIRAHVPVRDGKARVDGALVIPGLSFGGAPIRLEFVDPDGSRTGRLLPSGQPVDLLDIAGVGSIRASLVDAVNPCVFVGAADLGLTGAELPEELDADVASRALLEAIRAAAGVRMGFGATPEAVSHDSQSSPKIALVAPARTMRTLDGASLDSGSLDLCVRMISMGQSHRAVPLTGALCVAVAARIPGTIVHDALANSARGQGDLRIGTASGVVPVAAEVIAADGGFRTHSAVAYRTARRLMEGNVLVPILA
- a CDS encoding VOC family protein — protein: MNTTPNPVQSLHHFAYRCRNAEETRHFYEDILGMPLVHTVYHEHVPSTGEYHPYFHIFFQMQDGGCLAFFDLLDDTEYTPDPKTPAWVNHLAMNVASREDLSVAKARLEAHGIEVLGIVDHKIFDSIYFFDPNGIRLELAYQTAGAEKLAELAADAHASLALRDAKFAARRAKLAGEASL
- a CDS encoding alpha/beta hydrolase; amino-acid sequence: MLEELLQAIPIEAGTIQSGLELHSGIARLYPRVYGNLVRIAGSRATTGIIIVHPMSNFHGHHLLQPIATSGIPILGLNTRYAGNDAVVILENCLLDIDAAIRWVRERHGWQKVILCGFSGGGPLVSLYQRQAENPTITATPAGDPPDLTKTRLAPANALLLIAASPSRSQLYQEFIDPSVIDERDPDRRDPEFDLYAPGREPPFDRGWLAEYRLRQKARVQRIEDFVVAELKRLTGLGIRDRAFITHRTVADPRFLDLTIDPDDRAVGTIWGDARAANEAPGPMGRMSTLRNWLSIWSPTHSNGDSLKNLPHVSVPIGMMPMTADQGTMMVHGRAIRDAAPAHLVDFFPLKGMTHYFYNQPEGFPMAVNTIRSWMGRWGLADGAQGASQ
- a CDS encoding enoyl-CoA hydratase/isomerase family protein, with translation MAERYDHILYEVENEVAHIVLNRPEKLNALGMGPGSSRDEIARALTIASEDESIGCVLIRAAGRAFCAGGDLSRVGGKIVSDTARDNQIFNEDVIRFNESVRRVRKPVIAAVHGLCLGTAMGFVAQCDFVIAADTARFGLIEGRIGHPGASDLVPVIGAAWTKYLIFTGEMIEAWRAERIGLVLAVEPEALLLERAVDLAERLARMPREALHLNKACIEGVLESSGRAAGRVAGRAHDAITKTMSSVAKAPDGRYFEDILRAEGMEGLKTARAGQYSTPWLPASGSKYESGRKR